TGCCGGGGCGGTTGAGCGGGTGGGCCGGGGCCTCGCACGCCAGCAACCCGCCAAACAGGGCGTGGTGCAGGCTGGCTAGGGTGGCCTCGCCGTTTTCCTGGCCGAAAAGCACCGGCATCACGCCGTGAATGCTTTGGTAGCCTAGCCGCAGCAAGTGGCTGTTGAGCACGGTAATATCGGAAAAGCCGGCCACCCATTTCGGATTTTCGGCAAAGGCGCGGAAGTCCAGCTCATCGACCAGGCGGGCGGTACCGTAGCCGCCGCGCGCGCACAGGATGGCCCGGATGCCGAGGTCGTCGAGCTGGCGCTGAAAGTCGCGGCGGCGCAGTGCATCGTCGCCCGCGAACTGCTGGTGCGCGGCGTCGATGCTCTCGCCCAGTACCACCTCCAGGCCCCAGCCTCGCAGCGTTTGGCGGGCCAGCTCAATTTCGGCAGTAGTGATTTTGCGGGCGGGCGCCACGATAGCCACGC
The genomic region above belongs to Hymenobacter sp. BRD128 and contains:
- a CDS encoding LD-carboxypeptidase, coding for MLPLAPPFLQAGQRVAIVAPARKITTAEIELARQTLRGWGLEVVLGESIDAAHQQFAGDDALRRRDFQRQLDDLGIRAILCARGGYGTARLVDELDFRAFAENPKWVAGFSDITVLNSHLLRLGYQSIHGVMPVLFGQENGEATLASLHHALFGGLLACEAPAHPLNRPGTATGELAGGNLSLLHTITGTGSQASFAGRILFLEDLDEYLYHIDRMLLHLHRSGQLAGLAGLVVGHFSQMRDNAVPFGQTAYEIIDHYARRYSFPVGYGFPIGHEPTNQAVVVGRPATLRVTAGGSQLSQ